Proteins from a genomic interval of Pseudomonas asplenii:
- a CDS encoding RcnB family protein, producing MTMKSLIAGLSLLACSAAISLPLQAAQSTEEKVPSTFSSGELVVGDRAPAVYQRESEALHDWKQRGLHAPEEDSQWVKIKNQYVLVAITNGKIIELKPVKP from the coding sequence ATGACCATGAAGTCCCTGATCGCCGGATTGTCCCTGTTGGCCTGTTCGGCCGCTATCAGCCTGCCGCTGCAGGCAGCACAGTCCACCGAAGAAAAAGTCCCGTCCACCTTCAGTAGCGGTGAACTGGTGGTGGGTGATCGTGCTCCGGCGGTTTACCAGCGCGAATCGGAGGCGTTGCACGACTGGAAGCAGCGTGGCCTGCATGCGCCCGAGGAAGACAGCCAATGGGTGAAGATCAAGAACCAGTACGTGCTGGTGGCGATCACCAATGGCAAGATTATCGAACTCAAGCCTGTGAAGCCGTGA